A genome region from Bufo gargarizans isolate SCDJY-AF-19 chromosome 2, ASM1485885v1, whole genome shotgun sequence includes the following:
- the THYN1 gene encoding thymocyte nuclear protein 1, producing the protein MRQSKRKRVTSSAGDKKDQEGDPGAGQGAKKDVRTRKKVTVPSSSTDNQKEEYHCWLMKSEPESRMEKGMDMKFGIEDLKVQPDQTACWDGVRNYQARNFMRAMKNGQQAFFYHSNCKEPGIAGIVKIVKEAYPDHTQFDSKNAHFDASSQKDNPKWSMVDVQFVRMLKRYISLAELKELHQKHKIKNGPLRNIALFTRARLSVQPLAQEEFDFILSLEEEKIAEQGSESSN; encoded by the exons ATAAAAAGGACCAAGAGGGTGATCCAGGGGCAGGACAAGGGGCAAAGAAAGATGTGAGGACTCGGAAGAAAGTTACCGTACCATCCAGCTCTACGGACAATCAGAAGGAAGAATATCACTGCTGGCTGATGAAGTCAGAGCCTGAGAGCAGGATGGAGAAGGGCATGGACATGAAG TTTGGGATAGAAGATCTGAAAGTGCAACCCGACCAGACGGCATGCTGGGACGGAGTCCGGAATTACCAG GCGAGGAACTTCATGAGAGCAATGAAGAACGGGCAGCAGGCTTTCTTCTACCACAGCAACTGTAAGGAGCCTGGGATCGCTGGGATTGTCAAG ATTGTGAAGGAAGCCTACCCAGACCATACACAGTTTGACTCGAAGAATGCACATTTTGACGCCTCCAGTCAGAAGGACAACCCTAAATGGTCCATG GTGGATGTGCAGTTTGTCCGAATGCTGAAACGTTACATTTCTCTGGCGGAACTCAAGGAACTGCACCAGAAGCACAAGATCAAAAACGGACCCCTTCGAAACATTGCGCTTTTCACTCGAGCAAGGCTGTCTGTGCAGCCCCTCGCACAAG AGGAATTTGACTTTATCCTGAGTCTGGAAGAGGAGAAGATCGCAGAGCAAGGGAGTGAGAGCTCCAActaa